A genomic region of Ignavibacteria bacterium contains the following coding sequences:
- a CDS encoding IS1182 family transposase has product MMDSLFGEEGISEMRKRKKKKGGRQVFKEYNQAQLKLLPPSLDELIPPKHIVRVINRIVENMNIKVLEATYKGGGASAYDPRMMLKVVIYSFVSKIYSVRQIAKALRENICFMWLAANNKPDFRTISYFILNRLTGEVLTEIFTEVIIYLIKRKYIDMKEYFVDGSIIKANANKHSYVWRKNIERYRERIELKIKDRMEEMIKLIEEENSIYGDRDLEELGEWSKDLTSEEEQESIERLNKLIGKIVKGIDSQKEVNKRLDRDRAKRRRQIKSLNREINKFVEKKKIYDEYLRVLKDRNSCSKTDLDATFTSLKTKGVEPAYMVMIGTENQFIINGTVCRRLSEAKGFKEHMEELLKRGLKPERVVGDSGFGSEQNYEFLEKEGIEGYLKYNTFNKEEKGNKRPIKGFVRDNFKYDKALDVFICPEGKELRYIRDEESKVEDGHKKKYRVYRCNSCISCSFRWECIKSNNNYKEIRLNTKFERYKEEAFNKLTSEEGKRLRKRRNYEVESVFGIIKDAMGFRKFLRRGIEKVKKEFNLVCIAYNLKRLANFETAS; this is encoded by the coding sequence ATGATGGATTCTCTATTTGGAGAAGAAGGAATTTCAGAAATGAGAAAAAGGAAGAAGAAGAAAGGTGGTCGACAGGTATTTAAGGAATATAACCAGGCACAGCTGAAGTTGTTACCGCCATCACTTGATGAGTTAATTCCTCCAAAACACATAGTGAGAGTAATCAATCGGATAGTTGAAAATATGAACATCAAGGTTTTGGAGGCGACATACAAAGGAGGAGGAGCCAGTGCATACGATCCGAGGATGATGTTAAAAGTTGTAATATATTCATTTGTAAGTAAGATATATTCAGTTCGACAAATAGCTAAAGCACTAAGAGAGAATATTTGTTTTATGTGGTTAGCAGCTAATAATAAACCTGATTTCAGGACAATAAGTTATTTTATATTAAATCGATTAACTGGGGAAGTTCTTACAGAGATATTTACGGAGGTAATAATATATTTAATTAAGCGTAAATACATTGATATGAAGGAATATTTTGTAGATGGTTCGATCATTAAGGCAAATGCAAATAAGCATAGTTATGTATGGAGGAAGAATATTGAACGATATAGGGAGAGGATAGAATTAAAGATAAAGGATAGAATGGAAGAGATGATAAAACTAATCGAAGAGGAGAACTCAATTTATGGTGATAGAGATTTAGAAGAACTTGGAGAGTGGTCAAAGGATTTAACATCAGAAGAAGAACAAGAGAGTATAGAGAGATTAAATAAATTAATAGGTAAGATAGTCAAAGGGATAGATAGTCAAAAGGAGGTTAATAAAAGATTAGATAGAGATAGAGCCAAGCGAAGGAGACAGATAAAAAGTTTGAATAGAGAGATTAATAAGTTTGTAGAGAAGAAGAAGATATATGATGAATATCTCAGAGTGTTAAAAGATCGAAATAGTTGTTCAAAGACAGATTTGGATGCGACATTTACGAGCTTAAAGACAAAGGGAGTTGAACCGGCCTATATGGTAATGATAGGGACAGAGAATCAATTTATAATAAATGGAACAGTATGTAGAAGGTTATCAGAGGCAAAGGGATTTAAGGAACATATGGAAGAGTTACTTAAGAGAGGATTGAAGCCTGAGAGAGTGGTAGGAGATAGTGGATTTGGTTCAGAACAGAATTATGAATTTTTAGAAAAAGAAGGTATAGAGGGGTATTTGAAGTATAATACATTTAATAAAGAAGAGAAAGGGAATAAAAGACCAATTAAGGGATTTGTTAGAGACAATTTCAAATATGATAAAGCTTTGGATGTGTTTATATGTCCCGAGGGAAAAGAATTAAGATATATAAGAGATGAAGAGAGTAAAGTTGAAGATGGACATAAAAAGAAGTATCGTGTATATAGGTGTAATAGTTGTATAAGTTGCAGTTTCAGATGGGAGTGCATAAAATCAAATAATAATTATAAAGAGATAAGGTTAAACACAAAATTTGAAAGATATAAAGAAGAAGCTTTTAATAAATTAACTTCAGAAGAGGGAAAGAGGTTAAGAAAACGGCGGAATTATGAAGTAGAGAGTGTATTTGGTATTATAAAAGATGCTATGGGATTTAGAAAGTTTTTGAGACGAGGAATTGAAAAGGTTAAAAAGGAATTTAATTTAGTTTGTATTGCATATAATCTAAAGAGATTAGCAAATTTTGAAACAGCCTCTTAA